From Calliopsis andreniformis isolate RMS-2024a unplaced genomic scaffold, iyCalAndr_principal scaffold0328, whole genome shotgun sequence:
ataatcgtaattgtaatgttaataagcatagcaataatcacaataatcatagtaaccgtaataatcttaatgatgatcataatatccatgataattataccaagatccgtaataatcataataatcataataataaccctaatgtgttcggaaataatcataatatacattatacttgccataacaaccataatagtcataatagccataataatcataatagtcgcaataataacaataatgaacttggaaataatggtaatgtttaaaaagcggttatataacgggcatttggctcgtccgcgagattcgtaatttgttggtatacgtgaccgaccgaaggtggccttcggttggagcatacgttgtcctagaagcaaaacacgatcagctgtcgtatgacttgtttttgtcgtcaaaatcgaagttcaaacaaagtaagcgttgtcgagcaacggttttgaactccaggctcgatgtcgagtggggacatcggagcctgaaggagagagagagtacatcgtactacattagcacgagataaaagataatttgtgagcgccgcgtagtggtaaaatttggcacgtcttttcgcttcgcggagacacgcgcggctctcggcccagtcgtcttacgacaatcaagcttgacgcagtcagtgcgaccgtacgtcaagcgcctctcagctcgccagttttcagatttcaagtagtttggttaccagacacttgaaatctcactagctctaaaaagctgaacctctgtcgccgacagactaggaagctctgctcgattcgtacgtataatacgtacgaaagagcacctggtttgttttaggagacaattgatcgagatttgcactcttggaatcggggcctgccctgattctctgagtctcgtcttcgtctcggagcaacaaaggccgctgcctgttggatccctgagagacgggttacaacagagagagataacgtacgtgcctatcacctctgcgttactcgtgctctgccaccccgtttagaagcaacccccgtgtgacgaatagaagcacacggtaaggtgaacggagtcgccgagcctctggccgtcctcagcctccaggactagcaattcgctggttatagcgtgtccctccgctcacgaatccctaagttacttggattcgtacgaagcgaacctttctaaaaggtgcaaggcgaagagaagaggtccctcctcctctcaagccactcgttcatcgacgtCTTCTTCGCAcccgaagaagagtcgataatacagtccactgcattacctttgcgttacaggcaaggttttgctatcccctccaaataggctcgcgagcgcagcctggagttgggaatctttggtatagctagatttacactcttgcttaccgccgcggttccgccgctatctctctttttcagacgccaacgtcgctaaggggagccggcgtcaccaccagccaaggccctccgatccgccgccgtccattcgagccgacgaggaccggagccagcGCCCAGCCCCAGAAAACAGATTTTAATAAACGTCGTttccaagcccttttcagggccgacaaaatataaaactcgtgtcttcgttttctttcgtatcccctcaatctcacctcatccggacctccgttggatcccttattttaagcgattccaacataaggtccttcgagccggatcgAAAGGTTGAGAAAGGGTGAAAGAAACGTTCACTTCAGGTTCACCTTCGAGCAGTGTTTACCTCTCGAAGTATATCACCATGTCGAACCCCACAAAGGAGCAGTTGACTCTTCCTGCCCTGGAGGTTGAGATGGAGGATATTCAGTCACGAATTCGGGGAATGACCCGACTCGTGACTAATCTGAAGAAAAAGGGGCGAAATAATTACACCGTCTCTCTCCTCAAGCAGAAGTTAGAGTATGTGACGGACGTTTGGAGGGACATCCAAGAGCGAGTTAAACAGTTCAAAAAGGAAGTCCCTGACAGCAAACGGAAGGTCATACCCTTCTTCAGCGAGAGTACGATGGATGATGCAGAAGATGCGTTCCATGAAGCTCAGAACTTCCTGATGACGGAATTGGACAGCCTCATACAGGAAAAGGAATCGGCTGGATTCGGTAACCCCGGGAATACCGCGGGTGCCGGAGCAACCGGCCAGCCTAGTACGCTTGAGCTTCCCAAGCAGAATTTACCGAGATTTAGCGGAGATCCGCGAAAGTGGTGTCACTTTGCGGATCTGTTCACCGCCAGCATAATCAAAGATCAACGGTTGTCAGATGCGCAACGTTTGCAATATCTGAACGGCTGCTTGGAAGGAGAGGCACTCGCATCGATTGCCACGCTTGAAATTGCGGATCGCAATTTCAAGCCGGCGTGGGATACCCTGACCGAACAATTCGGGAACCCACGTCGCATGGTGCTTCAGCTTCTCGCAACATTCACGAAGCTGAAGCCGATCAGGACGGGCGACATAGAAAGCCTGCAACAGGTCACCGTCGGCTGGAAACGAACGCTCGCCGCGCTCCAGAAGCTGGGGCGCAAGGTAGAGCATTACAGCGACGTGTTGGTCATCCTGATAAAATCTAAGTTGGACCAATCCCTAGAATGGGAATGGGAGGGCACGCAAAAGCTCAACCAAGAAATCCCCTCATTTAATGAGATGTTGGATTTTCTCAGGGAGCAAGAGCACAGACTGCACGTGCTGATCAACCCGGTACAAAAACAAGCGGTTGACCCCACGTCAAAACCTCGCATACGGCAACATAACGCCGTAGTCGAAAGCTCTCCCGGTCCAACCTTGGAGTGTACATTCTGCGGACTGACGCACGGAATTACAACGTGCAAAAAGTTCAAGCTGCTCACGCCTGAATTGCGCTTCCATTATATTAAAGCGAATCAGTCGTGTATAAACTGTCTCGCTTCGACTCACACAGTCGCGCGTTGCCCTAAGAACGCAGCGTGTACAAAGTGCAGTAAGAAGCATCACACTATTCTGCACTTTGACGCACCACAAGTCGGCACAGGCAATCGTCGGTCGACGAAAAAGCCACAGCAGGGCCAGCGGGAAGCGGGACGGAGTAACGTCTCCGCACGTGAGCCCGCGAATGTAAACACGAAATCTCGTGCTTCTACATCAAGCGCCGACGTGACGTCGCACTGTAGTGCGACGGAGAGCGGAACACCAGCTGTGTTTCTGGCGACGGCAAATGTGCGAGTCACAGGAAAGGGAGGCACGACGCGCATCGCGCGTGCACTCATAGACCAGGGCTCGGAAGCCTCCTTCATTTCCTCGAACTTCGCAAATGACTTGCGACTCGCGAGAAGGAAAACCCCAGCCACAGTTACGGGCTTGGGGGGCGGAAAAGCCCAGGATATAAAATATAGCGTGGATATCGAGTTCGGTTCGACACGTTGCACTGAGGAGGCGTTCCGCACCAGTGCATACGTGGTGTCCCGAATCACCTCGTATGCCCCGCCGTCGGTTCACGTGCCGGAATACACCGCGTTGCGTGAACTGACACTCGCGGATCCTGACCCCGCTTCAGACCGCCCAATAGAGGTGCTGATCGGAGCTGGGACATATGCGAGTATCATTCGACCAGGGCTTCGGCGATTCGGTAAGCGAGGGCCGATCGCGCAGGAAACAGCTTTAGGCTGGATACTGTCAGGCCCGGTCGACGCAGCCACCTCTTCCCCAAACTCCGTGAGGACGCTGCATTGCACCGTCCTCGAATCGCTCGACAAAGCGATACGAAGGTTCTGGGAGATAGAGGAGATTCCCTCGAAATTGGTGAATACCAAGGCCGAGGACGAATGCGAAGAATACTTCGCAAAAACCGTCGCGCGAGACGCGACGGGACGATTCATCGTTCGGTTGCCCTTCAACCACGAAAACCCGGACGAGCTGTTGGGAGAATCTCTTCCAATAGCTCTCTCCGCGTTGACTAGGTTAAGGAAAAAACTGGACCTGGATCCAACCCTCATGAGGGAATACAGTGAGTTTCTCACTGAATATGAGTCGTTGAGTCATATGACTCGCCTAGAGTTCCTCGACAAGACACGACTCTACATTCCACATAGAGCGGTTGTTCGAACGGAAAGCGCTACGACGAAGCTGCGCGTCGTGTTTAACGCTTCCAGTAAAACAGCGGGCGGACGCTCGCTGAACGACATCCTCCACGTAGGACCGAAGCTACAGAACGATATCACCGCTGTATTAACGCGGTGGCGTCTGTATCAATACGTGCTAGTAGCAGATATCGAGAAAATGTTTCGACAAATTCTCGTAGCTGCAGAGGATCGTCGATTCCAATGCATCGTGTGGCGCACGCCAGAAACCGAACGAAACATAGCGTTCGAATTAAAAACCGTGACCTACGGTACGGCGTGTGCTCCATATTTATCGATGCGAACACTTCTCGAGCTGAAAAAACGGGACGGCGACCGATTCCCGCTCGCCGCTCCTATCCTCGAGAAGGACGTCTATGTTGACGACGTGTTTATGGGAGCTCCGGACAAACTATTGTTGGAGCAAATCCGTAAACAAACGTGCGAGCTCTTACAGCAAGGTGGATTTAACCTTCGTAAGTGGGCTGGAAATTCGCCAGATTTATTAGGCAATATTTCACATAGCTCGCACTCCCACGCAGTCGACCTTGATTTGTTCGACAATTCCGAATTAAAGGTACTCGGTCTGCGATGGATTCCATCGGGAGATTTTTTCTACTTCAATCTGCAACGTTTCCAACCGTCTGCAACACCGATCACAAAGCGTACTTTGTTTTcggaaattgcaaaattatacGACCCTCTCGGCTGGCTTTCGCCAGTCGTGATTCGCGCGAAAACTTTAATGCAGTCCCAATGGCTGGAAAAAATCCAGTGGGACGAGCAAGTTTCCGCGGAAACGCTCAAAATGTGGAACACATTTTGTGCGGATTGGAGCAGATTGAACAGGTGGAAACTTCCCCGATGGATCCGATATGGAGCCGACACGACTTCTGTGTAACTGCACGGATTTTGTGACGCATCGCTCGCAGCCTATTCGGCTGTCACTTATTTAAGAGTGACGACGATAGACAACGGTGTGTTTACATCGCTGTTGATGGCAAAAACGCGAGTGGCTCCAATAAAAACACAGTCGATCCCAGTTCTTGAATTGAACGGGGCCGTACTGCTAGCCGAGCTAATCTTGCACGTGAGAGACTCGCTTGCAATGAAAATAGATCGAGTAGTCTGTTGGACAGACTCAACTATCGCTCTAGCTTGGCTGAAAAAACACCCATCGACCTGGAAGGTTATAGTGGCCAACCGAGTGTCGAAGATCCAAACGGCCCTCCCGAACGCGGAATGGCGTTACGTGCCGACCCGTTCGAACCCCGCGGATTTAAATTCGCGCGGGATCGACGCGGCAGAATTTCTGCAGTCGAACCTATGGACGTTTGGACCGACTTGGCTGAGCGAAGCGGAAGCGCAATGGCCCGCCATACCAGCTTCCGTTGAGACCGATGAAAGCAAGCGCGTAGCGCATGCACACGTAGCAACTCCGAAGCCGGAATGGGATTTTCTATTCCGCTTTCAATCATGGAGAAAACTGTTACGTGTAACGGCGTACTGTCTTCGTTGGCGAAGACCGTCGCGCAACAATCAAAGGTCAAACGCCGGTCAAGTAATCGAGGCGGCAGAAATGCGTAACGCAGCTGAGCGCCTCGCACGCCATATACAGGGCTCGCATTTCGCAGAGGAATACCGATGCTTAAAAAATCATCGCAGTATCCCTGTGAAATCTCCCTTAAAAAGTCTCAACCCGTTCCTCGACGATAAGGACGTCCTGCGAGTCGGTGGAAGACTGGAGAATGCGACACTTGCATGGGAAACCAAGCACCCGATAATACTGCCTAAGCATTATGTTTCGACATTAATAATTAGGCAGTGCCACGTAGATACGGTGCATGGGGGCTTGCAGTTGACCTTGCACACTGTCAGGCAAAACTATTGGATCCTCGGTTGTCGAAATGCAGCGAAAACCGTGGTCAACAAATGCATGCGATGCGTAAGGTGGCGAGGCAACACGTCCACGCAAATAATGCAGCATCTGACCCCGGAGCGCTGCCGCCCGTCAAGAGCATTCGACAATTGCGGAGTGGATTACGCGGGACCTTACCGTGTCCGCGACTCCGCGGGCCGAGGCAAAACAGCTCACAAAGCGTACATCGCGGTGTTTGTTTGTTACGCTACGAGGGCTGTCCATATCGAACTCGTCCATGACTACACGACGAGCGCGTTCTTAGCCGCACTCGATCGGTTTGTTGCACGACGAGGAATCCCGTCCTGCATTTTCAGTGACAATGGAACCAATTTCGTCGGTGCCGATCGAGAATTACAACAGCACTGTCGTGCAGTATTTTCTGCAACGGACACGCATAATAAATGCGGTGCTATGGGCATTCAGTGGCGGTTTAATCCACCCAGTGCCCCACACTTCGGTGGAATGCAGGAGGCCGGCGTGAAATCGGTGAAACACCATTTGAAACGCACGTTGGGAGAGTTCACACCAACGGGAGAGGAAATGCAGACGTTGCTCTGCAAGATCGAAGCGAGTCTTAACTCGCGACCGATCGCTCCCCTGAGTGACGACCCAGACGACTATGCGTCTCTTACGCCCGGTCATTTCCTGACAGGTGGACCACTAAATGCGATTCCGCTGCAGTCCGTGGAAAGTGAAAAACTCTCGCGATTGTCGCGTTGGAGAGCGATTCAAAAATTCCACGAGCAACTGTGGAGGCATTGGACGCGCGATTATCTCACGCACCTCCAAAATCGCTACAAGTGGCGCACCACCCaactgcaactgcaaccaggagatctggtgctagtgcagaatcctcttctTCCCCCCAACCAGTGGGAGATGGGAAGAATTGAGGAGGTGTTCCCGGGGAAAGACGGAAATGTACGTGTGGTAAAAGTACGTACCGCAAAGTCAACTTACACACGCCCCATCACAAGGATGTGTAGGTTACCCGTGGATGAGCCCGCTACGACGACCGGCGCCGAGGTCGAGCGGGCAAAATAAACACCTGTAAAGAATTTTCGGAAAAAACCAGGGAGACACCAAGGTGAGACCGATTGTTCTAGAAGAAAATCGAACGATCGGGACCCCCTCTTCCTTGACCCCCAATCCCCTTGGGAGGGGAGACGAAGTATTTCCGTCTCTATCTCTCCAAGGGAAAAAGCGCCCCCGCGAAATCGCGGGCGCTACCGAAATCGGTTGTGAGCGTCGCGCCGGCCGAGTCAGTAGAAATCAAGCAATGGAAAGCGACACACAAAATACGCAGAACCAAATCTCGGCGACCTTTGATCGCTGCTTGAAGATCGGGGAGCAGGCTCTCCAGCAAGAGACGCGTACACCCTCGCCACTGGAGAAGTCGCACCAGGAAGCAGTACAAGAAACCACTCAAGAGGAGTGGACAATAACCATCGGCCCACCAAGAATGGGCCCAGTACAGCTCAGGGTGCCGGAGCACATTCCGCGCACCACGCGGCGGTATCGCTGCACCGTCCCAGGAGGGCGGTACGCCCTCAGATGGGACCGGGAGCAGCGATTAACATCACTGCTTTGGCGGCCGGCGGTGGACCCCCCAACGCCGAGAGGCCAAGAAAAGAGTACCGCCCCCGCGGCTGCAGCGAGCCAAGCGGGCGGGAGGACGCCCAACAGGCCCCGACCAAGGACGAGGGAGGATAACCGTCAACAGGCACAAGCACCGACGACCTCCAGGGCCTTGGTGGCGGCTAGGCCCTCCCCGACTGCCAGCCGCACCCGGCGACCACCCCGGCCTCAAGGACCGACGTTGGAGGAGCTGACGCGCGCAGCAGTCGGCATCGCGGTGGAAACCTCGATGCGGCTgctgcagcaacagcagcagctacACCCGCAGCAGAGCGCGTCTCCACCAGCGCATAAGTAAGTTCAATTGAATTTATATCTTGGTTGAATTTACGACAACGCTGCGAGTGAGTTCACTTCAATTGAACTTCACTTGCAGCACCTCTCTCTCTCATTCGCGAAGAAAGTATTAGTCTTTCGAGCCTCGCGTTACGAAGTGCATACGACGGAACATTACCGATTCTCtgttgcacggaccgtgcaaggggggcggtatgtttaaaaagcggttatttaacgggcatttggctcgtccgtgagattcgtaatttgttggtatacgtgaccgaccgaaggtggccttcggttggagcatacgttgtcctagaagcaaaacacgatcagctgtcgtatgacttgtttttgtcgtcaaaatcgaagttcaaacaaagtaagcgttgtcgagcaacggttttgaactccaggctcgatgtcgagtggggacatcggagcctgaaggagagagagagtacatcgtactacattagcgcgGCTCTCggcccagtcgtcttacgacaatcaagcttgacgcagtcagtgcgaccgtacgtcaagcgcctctcagctcgccagttttcagatttcaagtagtttggttaccagacacttgaaatctcactagctctaaaaagctgaacctctgtcgccgacagactaggaagctctgctcgattcgtacgtataatacgtacgaaagagcacctggtttgttttaggagacaattgatcgagatttgcactcttggaatcggggcctgccctgattctctgagtctcgtcttcgtctcggagcaacaaaggccgctgcctgttggatccctgagagacgggttacaacagagagagataacgtacgtgcctatcacctctgcgttactcgtgctctgccaccccgtttagaagcaacccccgtgtgacgaatagaagcacacggtaaggtgaacggagtcgccgagcctctggccgtcctcagcctccaggactagcaattcgctggttatagcgtgtccctccgctcacgaatccctaagttacttggattcgtacgaagcgaacctttctaaaaggtgcaaggcgaagagaagaggtccctcctcctctcaagccactcgttcatcgacgtCTTCTTCGCAcccgaagaagagtcgataatacagtccactgcattacctttgcgttacaggcaaggttttgctatcccctccaaataggctcgcgagcgcagcctggagttgggaatctttggtatagctagatttacactcttgcttaccgccgcggttccgccgctatctctctttttcagacgccaacgtcgctaaggggagccggcgtcaccaccagccaaggccctccgatccgccgccgtccattcgagccgacgaggaccggagccagcGCCCAGCCCCAGAAAACAGATTTTAATAAACGTCGTttccaagcccttttcagggccgacaaaatataaaactcgtgtcttcgttttctttcgtatcccctcaatctcacctcatccggacctccgttggatcccttattttaagcgattccaacaggtaataatcattataatagtcataatagccataaaaatcacaatagccatagtaatcagaatggtgatcataataatcatactagcaaccataatgatcatagtaaccatcataataaacagaatagtcatggaaataatcttaataatcattattattatcgtaataaccataatgatcttaatgacgaccataatattcatcataattatacctagacatataataatcagagtaatcataataataagcataataagctttgaaataatcataataaccttaatactagccataataaccataataatcataataactagagtaatcataatagtcataataatcgcaataaccataatgatcttaatgataatcattatattcatcataattataccaagattcataataatcatagtatccataataataaacataatgagctttgaaataatcataataagcattatactagccataataaccataataatcataataactagaataatcataatagtcataataatcgcaataaccataatgatcttaatgatgatcatgatattcatcataattataccaagatccataataagcatagtaaccataataataaacataataagctttgaaataatcataataaccgttatactagccatagtaaccataataatcataataactataataatcataatagtgataataataaccgtaataaacttggaaataatcatatttatcattataatagcaataataaccatataaatcataatagccataataatctgaatgttgatcctaataatcatactaacaaccataatagtcatagtgatcatcataataactacaataatcataataatcgtaattgtaatgttaataagcatagcaatgatcacaataatcatagtaaccataataatcttaatgatgatcataatatccatgataattataccaagatccgtaataataataataatcataataataaccctaatgtgttcggaaataatcataatatacattatacttgccataacaaccataatagtcataatagccataataatcataatagtcgcaataataacaataatgaacttggaaataatcgtaataatcattataatagtcataatagccataaaaatcacaatagccataataatcagaatggtgatcataataatcatactagcaaccataatgatcatagtaatcatcataataaacacaatagtcatggaaataatcttaagaatcattattattatcgtaataaccataatgatcttaatgatgaccataatattcatcataattatacctagacatataataatcagagtaatcataataataagcataataagctttgaaataatcataataaccttaatactagccataataaccataataatcataataactagagtaagcataatagtcataataatcgcaataaccataatgatcttaatgatgatcatgatattcatcataattataccaagatccataataagcatagtaaccataataataaacataataagctttgaaataatcataataaccggtatactagccatagtaaccataataatcataataaccatactcatcataataattataataataaccataataagcttggaaataatcataataagcattatactagccataataatcataataatcataataactataataatcataatagtcataataataaccataataaacttggaaatattcatatttatcattataatagcaataataaccataaaaatcataatagccataataatctcaatgttgatcataatcatcatactaacaaccataatgatcatagtgatcatcataataactacaataatcataataatcgtaattgtaatgttaataagcttagcaataatcacaataatcatagtaaccataataatcttaatgatgatcataatattcatgataattacatcaagatccgtaataatcataataatcataataataatcataatgggtttggaaataatcataatatacattatactagccataacaaccataatagtcataatagccataataatcataatagtcgtagtaataacagtaatgaacctggaaataatcgtaataatcattacaatagtcataatagccataaaaatcacaatagccataataatctgaatggtgatcataataatcatactaacaaccataatgatcatagtaatcatcataataaacagtatagtcatggaaataatcttaataatcattattattaacgtaatagccataatcatcgtaataaccataatgatctcaatgatgaccataatattcatcctaattacactaagacaaataataatcagagtaatcataataataaacataataagctttgaaataatcataataacctttatactagccataataaccataataatcataataactagaataatcataatagtcataataatcgcaataaccataatgatcttaatgatgatcatgatattcatcataattataccaagatccataataagcatagtaaccataataataaacataataagctttgaaataatcataataaccgttatactagccatagtaaccataataatcataataactataataatcataatagtgataataataaccgtaataaacttggaaataatcatatttatcattataatagcaataataaccatataaatcataatagccataataatctgaatgttgatcctaataatcatactaacaaccataatagtcatagtgatcatcataataactacaataatcataataatcgtaattgtaatgttaataagcatagcaatgatcacaataatcatagtaaccataataatcttaatgatgatcataatatccatgataattataccaagatccgtaataataataataatcataataataaccctaatgtgttcggaaataatcataatatacattatacttgccataacaaccataatagtcataatagccataataatcataatagtcgcaataataacaataatgaacttggaaataatcgtaatcatcattataatagtcataatagccataaaaatcacaatagccataataatcagaatggtgatcataataatcatactagcaaccataatgatcatagtaatcatcataataaacacaatagtcatggaaataatcttaagaatcattattattatcgtaataaccataatgatcttaatgatgaccataatattcatcataattatacctagacatataataatcagagtaatcataataataagcataataagctttgaaataatcataataaccttaatactagccataataaccataataatcataataactagagtaagcataatagtcataataatcgcaataaccataatgatcttaatgatgatcatgatattcatcataattataccaagatccataataagcatagtaaccataataataaacataataagctttgaaataatcataataaccggtatactagccatagtaaccataataatcataataactataataatcataatagtgataataataacagtaataaacttggaaataatcatatttatcattataatagcaataataaccataaaaatcataatagccataataatctgaatgttgatcctaataatcatactaacaaccataataaccatagtgatcatcataataactacaataatcataataatcgtatttgtaatgttaatacgcatagcaataatcacaataatcatagtaaccataataatcttaatgatgatcataatatccatgataattataccaagatccgtaataatcataataatcataaaaataaccataatgggttcggaaataatcataatatgcattatactagccatatcaaccataatagtcataatagccctagtaatcataatagtcgtaataataacaataatgaacttggaaataaccgtaataatcattataatactcataatagccataaaaatcacaatagccataataatcagaatggtgatcataataatcatactaacagccataatgatcatag
This genomic window contains:
- the LOC143187812 gene encoding uncharacterized protein LOC143187812, producing MSNPTKEQLTLPALEVEMEDIQSRIRGMTRLVTNLKKKGRNNYTVSLLKQKLEYVTDVWRDIQERVKQFKKEVPDSKRKVIPFFSESTMDDAEDAFHEAQNFLMTELDSLIQEKESAGFGNPGNTAGAGATGQPSTLELPKQNLPRFSGDPRKWCHFADLFTASIIKDQRLSDAQRLQYLNGCLEGEALASIATLEIADRNFKPAWDTLTEQFGNPRRMVLQLLATFTKLKPIRTGDIESLQQVTVGWKRTLAALQKLGRKVEHYSDVLVILIKSKLDQSLEWEWEGTQKLNQEIPSFNEMLDFLREQEHRLHVLINPVQKQAVDPTSKPRIRQHNAVVESSPGPTLECTFCGLTHGITTCKKFKLLTPELRFHYIKANQSCINCLASTHTVARCPKNAACTKCSKKHHTILHFDAPQVGTGNRRSTKKPQQGQREAGRSNVSAREPANVNTKSRASTSSADVTSHCSATESGTPAVFLATANVRVTGKGGTTRIARALIDQGSEASFISSNFANDLRLARRKTPATVTGLGGGKAQDIKYSVDIEFGSTRCTEEAFRTSAYVVSRITSYAPPSVHVPEYTALRELTLADPDPASDRPIEVLIGAGTYASIIRPGLRRFGKRGPIAQETALGWILSGPVDAATSSPNSVRTLHCTVLESLDKAIRRFWEIEEIPSKLVNTKAEDECEEYFAKTVARDATGRFIVRLPFNHENPDELLGESLPIALSALTRLRKKLDLDPTLMREYSEFLTEYESLSHMTRLEFLDKTRLYIPHRAVVRTESATTKLRVVFNASSKTAGGRSLNDILHVGPKLQNDITAVLTRWRLYQYVLVADIEKMFRQILVAAEDRRFQCIVWRTPETERNIAFELKTVTYGTACAPYLSMRTLLELKKRDGDRFPLAAPILEKDVYVDDVFMGAPDKLLLEQIRKQTCELLQQGGFNLRKWAGNSPDLLGNISHSSHSHAVDLDLFDNSELKVLGLRWIPSGDFFYFNLQRFQPSATPITKRTLFSEIAKLYDPLGWLSPVVIRAKTLMQSQWLEKIQWDEQVSAETLKMWNTFCADWSRLNRWKLPRWIRYGADTTSV
- the LOC143187813 gene encoding uncharacterized protein LOC143187813; its protein translation is MAKTRVAPIKTQSIPVLELNGAVLLAELILHVRDSLAMKIDRVVCWTDSTIALAWLKKHPSTWKVIVANRVSKIQTALPNAEWRYVPTRSNPADLNSRGIDAAEFLQSNLWTFGPTWLSEAEAQWPAIPASVETDESKRVAHAHVATPKPEWDFLFRFQSWRKLLRVTAYCLRWRRPSRNNQRSNAGQVIEAAEMRNAAERLARHIQGSHFAEEYRCLKNHRSIPVKSPLKSLNPFLDDKDVLRVGGRLENATLAWETKHPIILPKHYVSTLIIRQCHVDTVHGGLQLTLHTVRQNYWILGCRNAAKTVVNKCMRCVRWRGNTSTQIMQHLTPERCRPSRAFDNCGVDYAGPYRVRDSAGRGKTAHKAYIAVFVCYATRAVHIELVHDYTTSAFLAALDRFVARRGIPSCIFSDNGTNFVGADRELQQHCRAVFSATDTHNKCGAMGIQWRFNPPSAPHFGGMQEAGVKSVKHHLKRTLGEFTPTGEEMQTLLCKIEASLNSRPIAPLSDDPDDYASLTPGHFLTGGPLNAIPLQSVESEKLSRLSRWRAIQKFHEQLWRHWTRDYLTHLQNRYKWRTTQLQLQPGDLVLVQNPLLPPNQWEMGRIEEVFPGKDGNVRVVKVRTAKSTYTRPITRMCRLPVDEPATTTGAEVERAK